The DNA segment ACAACAGCCTCGTGGGGGCAGCCGAGTTGGCCTGGCAGCCGGTCCTCGACGACCCGCTCTCGATCATCGGCTGAGGGCGAGCCGCGCGGCCGCCGCCTCCAGCAGCAGGTCAAGGCTCTGGACGTAGGCCGTGCGCTGCATCTCTGCCGGCAGCAGCGCCGCCGTCGCCGCGATATGGGGGTGCGTGGCGGCCGGCAGCGCCGCGTAGGTGCGGTGCCAGACCTGCCGCTCCGCCTCCCGCGCCTGCGGTGGCAGGGCCATGGTGCTCGCGTCCAGCGCCGCGAACGCGAGACTGGTGTCGACGAAGCTGTGGTAGATCCGTACCGCCTCCGGGTCGGGGAAGCCGGCCCGGCGCAGCACGCCCAGGATCGACTCGATCGCGTACACCTCGTGCGGCCGCCCGGTGACCCGGGGCGCCGCCAGCATCGCCGCCTGCGGATGCTCCTGGTAGGCGGCGTGCATCCGAAGTCCCAGCTCGCGCAGGTCCTTTCGCCACTCCCCGGTCGGCGCCCAGCCCGCGAAGGACTGGCCGATCAGCTCGTCGGCGACGGCCAGCAGCAGCCCGTCGGTGTTCGGGAAGTAGCGGTACAGGGCGCTGGGGTCCGCTCCGAG comes from the Streptomyces sp. NBC_01471 genome and includes:
- a CDS encoding helix-turn-helix domain-containing protein; this encodes MTDGSERQVTTGARRRRTKQGTALSEGLIVETALRLIRQHGAGALTVRRLGAALGADPSALYRYFPNTDGLLLAVADELIGQSFAGWAPTGEWRKDLRELGLRMHAAYQEHPQAAMLAAPRVTGRPHEVYAIESILGVLRRAGFPDPEAVRIYHSFVDTSLAFAALDASTMALPPQAREAERQVWHRTYAALPAATHPHIAATAALLPAEMQRTAYVQSLDLLLEAAAARLALSR